The Borrelia sp. RT5S genome window below encodes:
- a CDS encoding SagB family peptide dehydrogenase encodes MKKNDNGHAEVLKLAAMHEMNNITKSVFNSNIVSIPSNSRLQFSLFDKEDGSLALEYLLNFSENKKSHFNETISRYLQDPAIIANTSRKESREFDENIVYLPKVKRLKIKLEEALYNRKSSRSFKSKKLSMVNLSTVLYYSVGDTRYEQIELGAFKIRQARRTYPSGGGLYPIDIYFYVNGVEHLDNGFYLYQPSNNSVFKMGVSLCEIKELINIAFFKDSVNFNVAFFFVYRYEVNYLKYSEMSLIFAFIELGAIHQNLALVSTALNLGYCNLGGFDKVELEKILKLDGISDHVVSASVLGNI; translated from the coding sequence ATGAAAAAAAATGATAATGGGCATGCTGAGGTCCTTAAACTAGCAGCAATGCATGAAATGAACAATATTACTAAAAGTGTGTTTAACAGTAATATTGTTTCTATTCCTTCTAATAGTAGGCTTCAATTTTCTTTGTTTGATAAAGAAGACGGAAGTTTAGCTCTTGAATATTTGTTGAATTTTTCTGAAAACAAGAAATCTCATTTCAATGAGACTATTTCTAGGTACCTTCAAGATCCTGCTATTATTGCCAATACATCGAGGAAAGAATCTCGGGAGTTTGATGAAAATATAGTGTATTTACCCAAAGTTAAGAGACTCAAGATTAAACTTGAAGAGGCTTTATACAATAGGAAATCTTCTAGAAGCTTTAAAAGCAAAAAGTTAAGTATGGTTAACTTATCTACAGTTCTTTATTATTCTGTTGGTGATACTCGGTATGAGCAAATAGAACTTGGCGCTTTCAAAATTCGACAAGCCAGGAGGACATACCCATCAGGGGGAGGATTATATCCCATTGATATTTATTTTTATGTAAATGGAGTCGAACATCTCGATAATGGTTTTTATTTGTATCAGCCTTCAAATAACTCAGTTTTTAAAATGGGAGTTAGCTTATGTGAGATTAAAGAGTTAATTAACATTGCATTTTTTAAAGATTCGGTTAATTTTAATGTTGCCTTCTTTTTCGTCTATAGATATGAAGTTAATTATTTAAAATATTCAGAGATGAGTCTGATTTTCGCTTTCATAGAGTTAGGCGCAATTCATCAAAATCTTGCTTTGGTATCTACCGCTTTGAATTTGGGATACTGCAATTTGGGTGGATTCGATAAGGTAGAACTGGAGAAAATTTTGAAACTAGATGGCATTAGTGACCATGTAGTTTCTGCTTCTGTTTTGGGAAATATTTGA
- a CDS encoding streptolysin associated protein SagC, translating to MNNCLYYFSDDVRILKKTESVFVVRKGIWNYEDLIIDVEDSHVGELSKVFKALASDEGIDLIKIKSDKVKNIISELINSGFVDLNESQDSKKHLNYLYLGRYLERIPQHKPFLLIADNDNLINILESSSKAFELKYAFLKQKELKDLKTPIFLNKLDTVRYSKELDYFRSEFSPFEGIIILLSNVSPFLLRNINRILMELDKPVFLGMIDGPFMMITCLIPNRTACLECYEQRIVARMTDHVLYHSFNEEYKGYERDSGLTSLGVALGPAYHHIAYILVGDAFGFYQTKNSKLLGRALHIYVPCFEFQNQDVLRISSCTACGYISAYKSRCLNVETQRVVSNLISNSK from the coding sequence ATGAATAATTGTTTATATTATTTTTCAGATGATGTTAGGATTTTGAAAAAGACGGAGAGTGTTTTTGTCGTTAGAAAAGGGATATGGAACTATGAAGATTTGATTATTGATGTTGAAGATTCTCATGTCGGTGAGCTAAGTAAAGTTTTTAAAGCTTTGGCCTCCGATGAAGGGATTGATTTAATTAAAATAAAGAGTGATAAAGTTAAGAACATTATATCAGAGTTGATTAATTCTGGATTTGTTGACTTGAATGAGAGTCAAGACAGTAAGAAACATTTAAATTATTTATATCTTGGTCGTTATTTGGAGCGTATCCCTCAACATAAGCCTTTCTTGCTAATTGCAGATAATGATAATTTGATTAACATTTTAGAATCTTCTTCCAAAGCTTTTGAATTAAAATATGCTTTTTTAAAGCAAAAAGAATTAAAAGATTTAAAAACACCTATATTTTTGAATAAATTAGATACAGTTCGTTATTCGAAGGAATTAGATTATTTTAGATCCGAATTTAGTCCTTTTGAGGGAATTATTATTTTATTGAGTAATGTGAGTCCATTTTTGCTTAGAAATATTAATAGAATATTAATGGAATTAGATAAGCCAGTTTTTTTAGGTATGATAGATGGCCCGTTTATGATGATTACATGCTTGATACCGAATAGAACAGCATGTCTTGAATGCTATGAACAAAGAATAGTTGCTAGAATGACAGATCATGTGCTTTATCACAGTTTTAATGAAGAATATAAGGGATATGAAAGAGATTCTGGTTTAACTTCTTTAGGTGTAGCTTTAGGCCCGGCCTATCATCATATTGCTTATATTTTAGTTGGAGACGCTTTTGGTTTTTATCAAACAAAGAATTCTAAGCTTTTGGGAAGGGCCTTACATATTTATGTACCTTGTTTTGAGTTTCAAAATCAAGATGTACTTAGAATATCTTCTTGTACTGCTTGTGGATATATTTCAGCATATAAGTCAAGATGTTTAAATGTTGAAACACAAAGAGTTGTTTCGAATTTAATTTCTAATTCTAAGTGA